A genomic window from Synechococcus sp. CBW1107 includes:
- a CDS encoding neutral zinc metallopeptidase, producing MFGHIRQNNSSGPWRRAIWRRRSINAARRIGDDTLQRESSGRVRPDSFTHGTAAQRQRWFLTGFRSGTMTSCDTFSARQL from the coding sequence GTGTTTGGGCACATCAGACAGAACAACAGCAGCGGACCCTGGAGGCGGGCGATCTGGAGGAGGCGCTCAATCAATGCCGCCAGACGCATCGGCGACGACACCCTGCAACGTGAGAGCAGCGGGCGGGTGCGCCCCGACAGCTTCACCCACGGCACGGCTGCCCAGCGACAGCGTTGGTTTCTCACTGGCTTCCGCAGCGGCACCATGACCAGCTGCGACACCTTCAGCGCTCGCCAGCTCTGA
- a CDS encoding neutral zinc metallopeptidase, whose product MPRPPFAQAYVIAHEVGHHVQKQLSIERQLRKAQQGLAQAQSNQLSVRMELQADCLAGVWAHQTEQQQRTLEAGDLEEALNQCRQTHRRRHPAT is encoded by the coding sequence ATGCCCAGGCCGCCATTCGCCCAGGCCTATGTGATCGCCCATGAGGTGGGCCACCACGTTCAGAAGCAGCTGAGTATTGAACGTCAGCTGAGGAAGGCCCAGCAGGGGCTGGCCCAAGCTCAGTCCAACCAGCTCTCGGTGCGCATGGAGCTCCAGGCCGACTGTCTTGCCGGTGTTTGGGCACATCAGACAGAACAACAGCAGCGGACCCTGGAGGCGGGCGATCTGGAGGAGGCGCTCAATCAATGCCGCCAGACGCATCGGCGACGACACCCTGCAACGTGA
- a CDS encoding neutral zinc metallopeptidase has product MPAPSSTQATRQRSSPEEHQLADFVSVVLDDTEDSWSEQFERIGAAYRPPKLVFVQ; this is encoded by the coding sequence GTGCCTGCACCGAGCAGCACCCAGGCCACGCGGCAAAGGTCTTCGCCCGAGGAGCATCAGCTCGCCGACTTCGTCTCAGTGGTGCTCGACGACACCGAGGACAGCTGGAGCGAGCAGTTCGAGCGCATCGGGGCGGCCTACAGACCTCCGAAGCTGGTGTTTGTTCAGTGA
- a CDS encoding protochlorophyllide reductase, which yields MGSGGQSGTVMITGASSGVGLYAAKALAQRGWHVVMACRDLAKAKAAASSLEIPESSLTHLQVDLGDLESVRRLVNAFHATGRSLDALVCNAAVYKPRLKQPERSPQGYEISMATNHFAHFLLIQSLLDDLMKSSHPSRRLVILGTVTANSKELGGKIPIPAPADLGNLSGFEAGFKAPISMASGKTFKPGKAYKDSKLCNMITTQELHRRLHGSTGIIFSSLYPGCVADTPLFRNTPRAFQTIFPWFQKNITGGYVSQELAGERVAQVVADPAFAVSGAHWSWGNRQKADGQQFIQELSEKASDQATASRMWDLTMKLVGLG from the coding sequence ATGGGCAGCGGTGGCCAGAGCGGAACTGTGATGATCACCGGAGCCTCCTCCGGCGTGGGCCTGTACGCCGCCAAAGCTCTGGCCCAGCGCGGCTGGCATGTGGTGATGGCCTGCCGCGATCTGGCCAAGGCCAAGGCAGCAGCCAGTTCTCTGGAGATACCTGAGAGCTCCCTCACCCACCTGCAGGTGGATCTGGGTGATCTCGAGAGTGTGCGCCGGCTGGTGAACGCCTTCCATGCCACCGGCCGCAGCCTCGACGCCCTGGTCTGCAACGCTGCGGTTTACAAACCACGGCTGAAGCAACCTGAGCGCTCGCCCCAGGGCTACGAGATCTCAATGGCTACCAACCATTTCGCGCATTTCCTGCTGATCCAGTCCCTGCTCGACGACCTGATGAAGTCGAGCCATCCTTCGCGCAGGTTGGTGATCCTTGGGACGGTCACGGCCAACTCCAAGGAACTGGGAGGCAAGATTCCGATCCCGGCCCCCGCAGACCTGGGGAACCTCTCAGGTTTCGAGGCAGGCTTCAAGGCGCCGATCAGCATGGCCAGCGGCAAGACCTTCAAGCCCGGCAAGGCCTACAAGGACAGCAAGCTCTGCAACATGATCACCACCCAGGAGCTGCATCGCCGTCTGCACGGCTCCACGGGCATCATTTTCAGCTCGCTCTATCCCGGCTGCGTGGCCGACACGCCCTTGTTCCGCAACACCCCGAGGGCCTTTCAGACCATCTTCCCCTGGTTCCAGAAGAACATCACCGGCGGGTATGTGAGCCAGGAGCTGGCCGGTGAGCGGGTGGCCCAGGTGGTGGCGGATCCGGCCTTCGCCGTATCGGGAGCGCACTGGAGCTGGGGCAACCGCCAGAAGGCGGATGGTCAACAGTTCATCCAGGAACTCTCGGAGAAGGCCAGCGATCAGGCCACCGCAAGCCGGATGTGGGATCTCACCATGAAGCTTGTTGGTCTGGGCTGA
- the psaM gene encoding photosystem I reaction center subunit XII, producing the protein MVTTLSQAEVLIALVVAAHAGILAIRLSVSLYRA; encoded by the coding sequence ATGGTCACAACACTCAGCCAGGCAGAGGTTCTGATCGCCCTGGTGGTCGCCGCCCACGCCGGCATTCTGGCGATTCGTCTCAGCGTCAGCCTCTACCGGGCCTGA
- a CDS encoding CRR6 family NdhI maturation factor has product MAQPPSSLSVSAESVRALDLSSLKPWSTCSPAELLAATGALVLDFDWPRQPDDPRELSELPELRLWSLRADALHPWLPLVLDRSSGQLCRHVAMLLPHGFSRQEGIRFAPESLELWITQRCFLLDHWSHERGLNCRQGLAQMAAVLGFELDPGFWETISPAGG; this is encoded by the coding sequence ATGGCCCAACCTCCTTCCAGCCTCTCCGTGTCCGCTGAGAGTGTCCGCGCTCTTGATCTCTCGTCGCTGAAGCCCTGGAGCACCTGTTCTCCGGCCGAGCTGCTGGCCGCCACCGGAGCTCTGGTCCTCGATTTCGACTGGCCCCGTCAGCCGGACGATCCCCGCGAGCTCTCCGAACTGCCTGAACTGCGTCTCTGGAGTCTGCGGGCCGATGCGCTTCACCCCTGGTTGCCCCTGGTGCTCGACCGCAGCAGTGGCCAGCTCTGTCGTCACGTGGCGATGCTTCTGCCCCATGGCTTCAGCCGCCAGGAGGGGATCCGCTTCGCACCGGAGAGTCTCGAGCTCTGGATCACCCAGCGTTGCTTTCTGCTGGATCACTGGAGCCACGAGCGGGGTCTGAACTGCCGCCAGGGTCTCGCTCAGATGGCCGCGGTGCTGGGTTTCGAGCTCGATCCAGGGTTCTGGGAGACGATCAGCCCAGCAGGAGGCTGA
- a CDS encoding sulfite exporter TauE/SafE family protein gives MLGDLLVLVPLGLGAGLLSGLLGIGGGLVFSPMLLMVGLPPHQALATSTLAIVPTTLGGTWVHLRQGRVLPAEGLAIGLSAALSGLLFSRLGGLLSGWQLLGLQSLMYLTLTLTISPRRDHEAEASPKPPALMALALVGCVAGLAGGLLGVGGGLLMVPLMMGSLKLPVREAIRLSTLAVLCSSSAASVTFLIGAKAQGSIALTLGGAASVAARWSAARLERVPETLLVQLLRGLTGLLALDSGRRALSLLLG, from the coding sequence ATGCTGGGCGATCTGCTGGTGCTGGTGCCCCTCGGTCTGGGGGCGGGGCTGCTCTCGGGGCTGCTGGGCATCGGTGGCGGCCTGGTGTTCTCCCCGATGCTGCTGATGGTGGGCCTTCCGCCCCATCAGGCCCTGGCCACCAGCACCCTGGCGATCGTGCCCACCACCCTGGGGGGGACCTGGGTGCATCTGCGTCAGGGTCGGGTGCTGCCTGCGGAGGGTCTGGCCATCGGCCTCAGTGCCGCCCTGAGCGGGTTGCTGTTCAGTCGGCTGGGGGGACTGCTCAGCGGCTGGCAGCTGCTGGGCCTGCAGTCGCTGATGTATTTGACCCTGACCCTGACGATCTCGCCTCGCCGAGACCATGAGGCTGAAGCATCGCCAAAGCCACCAGCCTTGATGGCTCTGGCCCTGGTGGGCTGCGTGGCCGGCCTGGCCGGAGGACTGCTGGGGGTGGGCGGGGGCCTGTTGATGGTCCCCCTGATGATGGGGAGCCTGAAGCTGCCGGTGCGCGAGGCCATCCGCCTCAGCACCCTGGCTGTGCTCTGCTCCTCGTCGGCAGCGTCGGTCACCTTCCTGATCGGGGCGAAGGCCCAGGGATCCATCGCCCTCACCCTTGGTGGAGCAGCGTCTGTGGCAGCCCGCTGGTCTGCCGCGCGGCTGGAGCGGGTGCCGGAGACCCTGCTGGTGCAACTCCTGCGCGGGCTCACGGGCCTGCTGGCCCTCGACAGCGGACGGCGGGCCCTCAGCCTCCTGCTGGGCTGA
- a CDS encoding lipoate--protein ligase family protein, whose amino-acid sequence MPSASPAELPFPSSWRWIPHLCLRGDWQMAIDDWLLDQLLLKPGQGAVRLYSWSTPTLSLGHHQRAITPAWSRAVRQGRVALVRRPSGGGAVLHAGSLTYALLWPDPPRQPGGHRAYGQVATWLAQAMAPLGLALSPGLERVSVPSDNCFASSTVADLVDSDHRKRVGSAQLWRRRQLLQHGSVLLDPPSALWQELFGSPPAVPAAAPGLSADALEGQLRRTLISSLGGGPLLVEPLGGQEWEAIDRRRHRFRLS is encoded by the coding sequence GTGCCATCAGCATCCCCTGCTGAACTCCCATTTCCGTCGAGCTGGCGCTGGATCCCCCACCTCTGCCTGCGCGGTGACTGGCAGATGGCCATCGACGACTGGCTGCTGGATCAGCTGCTGCTCAAGCCAGGTCAGGGAGCGGTGCGCCTGTACAGCTGGAGCACACCGACCCTCTCGCTCGGCCACCACCAGCGCGCCATCACCCCGGCCTGGAGTCGCGCAGTCCGGCAAGGCCGTGTGGCGCTGGTGCGCCGGCCCAGCGGCGGTGGCGCCGTGCTCCATGCCGGCAGCCTCACCTACGCCCTGCTCTGGCCTGATCCTCCCCGCCAGCCAGGGGGCCATCGCGCCTACGGCCAGGTGGCCACCTGGCTGGCGCAGGCCATGGCCCCCCTGGGCCTGGCCCTCAGCCCAGGCCTGGAGAGGGTCTCGGTTCCATCCGACAACTGCTTCGCCAGCAGCACAGTGGCTGATCTGGTGGACAGCGATCACCGCAAGCGGGTGGGCAGTGCCCAGCTCTGGCGCCGGCGCCAGCTGCTGCAGCACGGAAGCGTGCTGCTCGACCCACCATCCGCGTTGTGGCAGGAGCTGTTCGGATCACCCCCAGCGGTTCCAGCCGCGGCTCCAGGACTGTCCGCGGATGCGCTGGAGGGCCAGCTGCGCCGCACGCTGATCAGCAGCCTGGGGGGGGGGCCGCTGCTGGTTGAGCCACTTGGGGGTCAGGAGTGGGAGGCGATTGATCGCCGGCGCCACCGGTTTCGTCTGTCCTGA
- a CDS encoding site-2 protease family protein: protein MGEGWQLFKISGIPLRIHPSWFVILLLATLGFEQQYGIQLAGQASAASLWLLALGTALLLFVSVLLHELGHSLVAIAHGVKVRSITLFLLGGVASVEKECSTAMAALQVAAAGPLVSLLLAGLLLGSSHSVAHLSPLLGEMVSQLGVLNLVLALFNLLPGLPLDGGLIVKALVWQWTGSQRRGVQVAAAMGRFLSLMAVGMGTLLLLRGGGLGAFWLIMLGWFGLGASRNQIQLLALQKALKDLKVSEAARRRFRVLEGDAPLRELSRMRRDDSDGTPDWVLVCERGRWKGVIGDDPLQTLPVQRWDQERVLDHIEPLSTLPSIQHDAPLWQAALLLDEPGVDRLLVLGSAGLPSGTLERPELSEVVLARLGLRLPAPLLEAARRQGTYPLGLSLAQVARGIAESGEG, encoded by the coding sequence GTGGGTGAAGGTTGGCAGCTTTTCAAGATCAGCGGCATCCCGCTGCGCATCCACCCCAGCTGGTTCGTGATCCTGCTGCTGGCCACGCTGGGTTTCGAACAGCAGTACGGCATTCAGCTGGCGGGCCAGGCCTCTGCTGCCAGCCTCTGGCTGCTGGCGCTGGGAACGGCCCTGCTGCTGTTCGTTTCGGTGCTGCTGCATGAGCTGGGCCACTCCCTGGTGGCCATCGCCCATGGGGTGAAGGTGCGCAGCATCACCCTGTTCCTGCTGGGGGGGGTGGCCAGTGTCGAGAAGGAATGCTCCACGGCCATGGCCGCTCTGCAGGTGGCTGCCGCCGGCCCCCTGGTCAGCCTGTTGCTGGCAGGTCTGTTGCTGGGCAGCAGCCATTCGGTCGCCCATCTCTCGCCCCTGCTGGGGGAAATGGTCAGCCAGCTGGGCGTCCTCAACCTGGTGCTGGCCCTGTTCAACCTGCTGCCCGGTCTGCCCCTCGATGGGGGCCTGATCGTCAAGGCGCTGGTGTGGCAGTGGACCGGCAGTCAGCGTCGCGGGGTCCAGGTGGCCGCCGCCATGGGCCGCTTCCTCTCGCTGATGGCCGTGGGAATGGGCACCCTGCTGCTCCTGCGTGGCGGTGGGCTGGGGGCCTTCTGGCTGATCATGCTCGGGTGGTTCGGGCTCGGGGCCTCCAGAAACCAGATTCAGCTGCTGGCGCTGCAGAAAGCCCTCAAGGACCTCAAGGTCAGTGAGGCCGCCCGCCGCCGCTTCCGGGTGCTTGAGGGTGATGCGCCCCTGCGCGAGCTCTCCCGGATGCGTCGTGACGACAGCGACGGCACTCCGGACTGGGTACTCGTCTGCGAGCGGGGGCGCTGGAAAGGGGTGATCGGCGATGACCCCCTGCAGACCCTGCCGGTTCAGCGTTGGGATCAGGAGCGGGTGCTGGACCACATTGAGCCCCTGAGCACCCTTCCCAGCATCCAGCACGATGCACCGCTCTGGCAGGCCGCCCTGCTGCTGGATGAGCCCGGCGTCGATCGCCTGCTGGTGCTGGGTTCGGCGGGCCTGCCGAGCGGCACCCTGGAGCGGCCGGAACTGTCGGAAGTGGTGCTGGCCCGCCTGGGGCTTCGACTGCCGGCACCGTTGCTGGAGGCGGCCAGGCGCCAGGGCACCTACCCCCTCGGGCTGTCCCTGGCCCAGGTGGCCCGGGGGATCGCCGAGAGTGGCGAGGGCTGA
- a CDS encoding phosphoribosylanthranilate isomerase, translating into MLPPLLKICGLRQPAQARAVAELGVDAVGVIAVRSSPRWLAPDQRLELFQAMSDGRPGCRGVLVLADPGDELGAQLNPDQGHQVLQLHGRETPARCRELADRTGCAIWKALRIASPSDLERVNDYRNVAEAVLLDAWVPHQLGGSGQRIPPAWLEGFRPALPWWLAGGVGPANAAELVASFHPDGLDVSSSVERAPGEKNLDLVRALVDVVKGSAAGAR; encoded by the coding sequence GTGCTCCCCCCTCTGCTGAAGATCTGCGGCCTGCGTCAGCCGGCCCAGGCCCGGGCGGTGGCCGAACTCGGTGTGGATGCCGTGGGGGTCATCGCGGTGCGGTCGTCCCCGCGCTGGCTGGCCCCCGATCAGCGGCTGGAGCTGTTCCAGGCGATGTCCGACGGTCGGCCTGGCTGCCGGGGAGTGCTGGTGCTGGCGGATCCGGGCGACGAGCTGGGCGCGCAATTGAATCCTGACCAGGGCCATCAGGTGCTACAGCTGCATGGGCGGGAAACCCCAGCCCGCTGCCGGGAGCTTGCCGACAGAACAGGCTGCGCGATCTGGAAGGCCCTGAGAATTGCCAGCCCCAGTGATCTTGAGCGGGTCAACGACTATCGGAACGTGGCGGAGGCCGTTCTGCTGGACGCCTGGGTTCCGCACCAACTGGGAGGCAGTGGTCAGCGGATTCCACCCGCCTGGCTGGAGGGGTTCAGGCCCGCCCTGCCCTGGTGGCTGGCCGGAGGCGTGGGACCAGCCAACGCCGCTGAGCTGGTGGCGTCCTTTCATCCCGATGGACTCGATGTCTCCAGTTCCGTTGAGCGCGCCCCAGGCGAGAAGAACCTCGATCTGGTGCGCGCGCTGGTGGACGTGGTGAAGGGCTCAGCAGCAGGTGCGAGATGA
- the folE gene encoding GTP cyclohydrolase I, with the protein MTSTIPSNPRSRSIAPDAAPGPVSARIRERLIQAGVPFFANDNVADHLLEGELDQLEIEVAGKVREMLRSLVIDIDNDHNTEETAERVARMYLHEVFKGRYHKQPKIASFPNVKHLDEIYTVGPISIRSACSHHLVPILGNCWIGIKPGDRVIGLSKFARVADWVFSRPHIQEEAVMILADEIERLCKPQGLAILVKAQHYCMKWRGVKEPQTSMVNSVVRGDFRHDPSLKHEFFELVKQQQALLST; encoded by the coding sequence ATGACATCCACCATCCCCTCCAACCCTCGCTCCAGGTCGATCGCACCCGACGCGGCCCCGGGCCCTGTCAGTGCGCGCATTCGCGAGCGCCTGATTCAGGCCGGTGTCCCCTTCTTCGCCAACGACAACGTTGCTGATCACCTGCTCGAGGGAGAACTCGACCAGTTGGAGATCGAGGTGGCTGGGAAAGTGCGCGAGATGCTGCGCAGCCTCGTCATCGATATCGACAACGATCACAACACCGAGGAAACAGCAGAACGCGTTGCCCGGATGTATCTCCACGAGGTATTCAAGGGTCGATACCACAAACAGCCGAAGATCGCCAGCTTCCCCAATGTCAAGCATCTGGATGAGATCTACACAGTGGGTCCGATCAGTATCCGATCGGCCTGCTCCCATCATCTGGTGCCGATTCTGGGCAACTGCTGGATCGGGATCAAGCCCGGTGATCGGGTGATCGGCCTCTCCAAGTTCGCCCGAGTGGCGGATTGGGTCTTCTCACGTCCCCACATCCAGGAAGAAGCCGTGATGATCCTGGCGGATGAGATCGAGCGCCTGTGCAAGCCCCAGGGCCTGGCGATCCTGGTCAAAGCCCAGCATTACTGCATGAAGTGGCGTGGAGTCAAAGAACCTCAGACCAGCATGGTGAACTCGGTGGTGCGGGGCGATTTCCGCCACGACCCCAGCCTCAAGCATGAGTTCTTCGAACTGGTGAAGCAGCAACAGGCTCTGCTCAGCACCTGA
- a CDS encoding SDR family oxidoreductase: MASVLITGASRGIGSAAASRFAAAGWDLLLLARSGRDLERVAAPLRDAGRRVEWVMADLTDADSLPGHLSDLLGRGLQPTVVINNAGAAYTGKLASMELGSWQWLLQLNLTSVFQVCQAVLPGLRQQGSSLIINVSSHAARNAFPEWGAYCTTKAALESFSRCLAAEERSHGIRVSTLTLGAVNTPLWVTETVHSSFDRRAMLDPDQAAEALLFLAQQPPSQVVEDLTLMPASGAF, encoded by the coding sequence TTGGCTTCTGTATTGATCACCGGTGCCTCCAGGGGCATCGGATCCGCTGCTGCCAGCCGTTTCGCGGCTGCTGGCTGGGATCTTCTGCTCCTGGCACGCTCCGGCCGTGATCTCGAACGCGTCGCCGCTCCCCTGCGGGACGCCGGCAGGCGAGTGGAATGGGTGATGGCGGATCTGACAGACGCCGACAGCCTTCCCGGCCACCTGAGTGATCTGCTGGGCCGCGGACTGCAGCCCACGGTGGTGATCAACAACGCCGGGGCTGCTTACACCGGGAAGCTCGCCAGCATGGAGCTGGGTTCATGGCAATGGTTGCTTCAACTCAACCTCACCAGTGTCTTCCAGGTCTGTCAGGCGGTCCTGCCTGGATTACGCCAACAGGGATCGAGCCTGATCATCAACGTGAGCAGCCATGCAGCCAGGAATGCCTTCCCCGAATGGGGGGCCTACTGCACCACCAAGGCGGCGCTGGAATCGTTCAGCCGCTGCCTTGCAGCCGAGGAACGCAGCCATGGCATTCGCGTCTCCACCCTCACCCTCGGCGCGGTCAACACACCCCTTTGGGTGACGGAAACCGTCCACAGCTCCTTCGATCGCCGTGCCATGCTTGATCCCGATCAAGCCGCGGAAGCCTTGCTGTTCCTTGCTCAGCAGCCTCCGTCCCAGGTGGTGGAGGACCTGACCCTCATGCCCGCCTCTGGCGCTTTCTGA
- a CDS encoding acetyl-CoA carboxylase carboxyltransferase subunit alpha yields MARRPLLDFEKPLVELEDQIDQIRQLARDSEVDVSQQLLQLETLAARRREEIFQSLSPAQKIQVARHPQRPSTLDYIQVITDDWFELHGDRRGSDDQALVGGVGRIGDQGVVLIGHQKGRDTKENVARNFGMASPGGYRKALRLMEHADRFRLPILSFIDTPGAYAGVLAEEQGQGEAIAVNLREMFRLRVPVIATVIGEGGSGGALGIGVADRLLMFEHSVYTVASPEACASILWRDAAKAPAAAAALRITANDLLQLGVIDTVLSEPSGGNHWAPLQAAETLRAALMQHLQDLGRLSEAELLEQRYAKFRRMGRILEPEATETVANP; encoded by the coding sequence ATGGCCCGCCGCCCATTGCTTGATTTCGAAAAGCCCCTGGTGGAACTGGAGGATCAGATCGATCAGATCCGCCAGCTGGCCAGGGATTCCGAAGTGGATGTCAGTCAGCAGCTGCTGCAACTGGAAACCCTGGCGGCCAGACGACGGGAGGAGATTTTTCAGTCTCTGAGCCCCGCGCAGAAGATCCAGGTGGCACGCCACCCCCAGCGGCCGAGCACCTTGGATTACATCCAGGTGATCACCGATGACTGGTTCGAGCTGCACGGGGATCGCCGCGGCTCCGATGACCAGGCCCTGGTGGGAGGCGTCGGCCGCATCGGTGACCAGGGAGTCGTCCTGATCGGCCATCAGAAAGGCCGTGACACCAAGGAGAACGTGGCCAGGAATTTCGGCATGGCCTCCCCGGGGGGTTACCGCAAGGCCCTGCGACTGATGGAGCATGCCGATCGCTTTCGCCTGCCGATTCTCAGCTTCATCGACACGCCAGGCGCCTATGCCGGCGTGCTGGCCGAAGAGCAGGGGCAAGGTGAAGCGATCGCCGTGAACCTGCGCGAGATGTTCCGCCTCCGGGTTCCGGTGATCGCCACGGTGATCGGTGAGGGGGGCTCCGGCGGTGCTCTCGGCATCGGCGTTGCCGACCGCCTGCTGATGTTTGAGCACAGCGTCTACACCGTGGCCAGTCCGGAGGCCTGCGCCTCCATCCTCTGGCGGGATGCAGCCAAGGCCCCGGCCGCCGCCGCCGCCCTGCGCATCACGGCCAACGATCTGCTGCAGCTGGGGGTGATCGACACCGTGCTGAGTGAACCCTCAGGCGGTAACCACTGGGCCCCGCTCCAGGCGGCTGAGACCCTGCGCGCCGCCCTGATGCAGCACCTTCAGGACCTTGGCCGGCTCAGCGAAGCCGAGCTGCTCGAGCAGCGTTATGCCAAGTTCCGGCGCATGGGGAGGATCCTGGAGCCGGAGGCCACAGAAACTGTGGCAAACCCTTAA
- a CDS encoding long-chain acyl-[acyl-carrier-protein] reductase translates to MFGLIGHSTSLEQARSKALELGFPEYADGDLDLWCVAPPQLVENVSITSPTGKTIEGAYIDSVFVPEMLSRFKTARRKVLSAMDLAQKSGIDITALGGFTSIIFENFNLLKTQQIRSTALDWGRFTTGNTHTAWVIAQQVETNAPALGIDLSRAKVAVVGATGDIGSAVCRWLSQKTGVAELLLVARQPQPLLDLQAELGGGRILSLEEALPEADVVVWVASLPQGLSIDPASLNSPCLMIDGGYPKNLDSKVAGAGVHVIKGGIVEFWQDIGWQMMEVAEMENPKRQLFACFAEAMLLEFEGLHTNFSWGRNNITLANMELIGAASLRHGFRSIGLNQVQRPQLATV, encoded by the coding sequence ATGTTCGGTCTGATTGGTCACTCAACCAGCCTCGAGCAGGCTCGAAGCAAGGCCCTTGAGCTGGGTTTTCCCGAATACGCCGACGGGGACCTCGACCTCTGGTGTGTGGCTCCACCTCAGCTGGTGGAGAACGTCAGCATCACAAGCCCGACGGGCAAAACCATCGAGGGTGCCTACATCGATTCGGTGTTCGTTCCCGAGATGCTCAGCCGCTTCAAGACAGCGCGGCGCAAGGTGCTCAGCGCCATGGATCTGGCCCAGAAGAGCGGGATCGACATCACCGCCCTGGGTGGATTCACCTCGATCATCTTCGAGAACTTCAACCTGCTCAAGACCCAGCAGATCCGCAGCACCGCTCTGGACTGGGGACGATTCACCACCGGCAACACCCACACCGCCTGGGTCATCGCCCAGCAGGTGGAAACCAATGCCCCAGCCCTCGGCATCGACCTGAGCCGGGCGAAGGTGGCGGTGGTCGGTGCCACAGGCGACATCGGCAGTGCCGTCTGCCGCTGGCTCAGTCAGAAAACCGGGGTCGCCGAGCTGCTGCTGGTGGCCCGGCAGCCCCAGCCCCTGCTCGATCTGCAGGCCGAACTGGGCGGGGGCCGCATTCTCAGCCTTGAGGAGGCCCTGCCTGAAGCCGACGTGGTGGTCTGGGTGGCCAGCCTGCCCCAGGGTCTCAGCATCGATCCGGCCAGCCTCAACTCACCCTGCCTGATGATCGATGGCGGCTATCCCAAGAATCTGGACAGCAAGGTGGCCGGTGCAGGAGTGCACGTGATCAAGGGAGGCATCGTCGAGTTCTGGCAGGACATCGGCTGGCAGATGATGGAGGTGGCGGAGATGGAGAATCCGAAGCGCCAGCTCTTCGCCTGTTTCGCCGAAGCCATGCTTCTGGAGTTCGAGGGCCTGCACACCAACTTCAGCTGGGGCCGCAACAACATCACTCTCGCCAACATGGAACTGATCGGTGCGGCGTCCCTGCGCCACGGCTTCCGCTCGATCGGCCTCAATCAGGTTCAGCGGCCACAGCTGGCAACCGTCTGA
- a CDS encoding aldehyde oxygenase (deformylating) — protein sequence MPSLETTITAAATGSAAASTAAGGSGEQDLGLPDFSSSTYKDAYSRINAIVIEGEQEAHDNYISLGSLIPDQAEELARLARMELKHKKGFTACANNLSVTADMDFAKEFFSPLHGNFQAALAEGKVVTCLLIQAILIEAFAISAYHIYIPVADPFARKITEGVVKDEYTHLNYGQEWLRANLESSREELEQANRVNLPLVRKMLEQVAGDAAVLHMDQEDLMADFMTSYQEALTDIGFTTREIARMATAALLG from the coding sequence ATGCCCAGCCTTGAGACCACCATCACCGCAGCAGCGACCGGCTCCGCCGCTGCCTCCACGGCTGCCGGCGGCAGCGGTGAACAGGATCTCGGGTTGCCTGATTTCAGCAGCAGCACCTACAAGGATGCCTATAGCCGCATCAACGCGATCGTGATCGAAGGCGAACAGGAAGCTCACGATAACTACATCTCCCTGGGCAGCCTGATTCCTGATCAGGCAGAAGAACTGGCAAGGCTGGCGCGCATGGAGCTCAAGCACAAGAAGGGATTCACGGCATGTGCCAATAACCTTTCGGTGACTGCCGACATGGACTTCGCCAAGGAGTTCTTCTCACCCCTCCATGGCAACTTCCAGGCGGCACTGGCTGAAGGGAAGGTGGTGACCTGCCTTCTGATTCAGGCAATTCTGATCGAGGCTTTCGCCATCTCGGCCTACCATATTTATATCCCTGTCGCTGATCCCTTCGCCCGTAAAATAACTGAGGGCGTGGTCAAGGATGAATACACTCATCTCAACTATGGCCAGGAATGGTTGAGGGCCAATCTGGAGTCCTCCCGTGAGGAACTGGAGCAGGCCAATCGGGTGAACCTGCCTCTGGTGCGCAAGATGCTGGAGCAGGTGGCCGGGGACGCCGCTGTTCTGCACATGGACCAGGAAGATCTGATGGCCGACTTCATGACCTCCTACCAGGAGGCCCTCACCGACATCGGCTTCACCACCCGGGAGATCGCCAGGATGGCCACCGCCGCACTTCTGGGCTGA